One part of the Phragmites australis chromosome 3, lpPhrAust1.1, whole genome shotgun sequence genome encodes these proteins:
- the LOC133912285 gene encoding uncharacterized protein LOC133912285 isoform X1: MASTSSSRYAKHRRIGEDEEAEEEAEEELERFDDFTIASSWERFISEIEVICRHWFADGPKNLMQKGAERVPSFENLYVVKRELKHGKRVYSMEYHFMKSAKGKNSYWDDDTHSMQLSFGVDEFLIIAPLSASGVVLDDPESTKLLSSVAIALSTCGSNWPAFVPVHDPSRKAYIGIQNLGTVFTRRFEADRIGSQVPIRLMHLEGLHELFLSKFVLSSTDFPARVKVHFSMKLTYRTPEYDYDNETLDSEVTASLTENEVASHPRKQWDDDCPWAEWYSAEDPVKGFELTAIWGERSFEETLEMAEVENTSSFDADSWLLHPVVSQYMVDDSIGKFVGFASQLHLLVNAYESSAEAQFLEDFVADNSSKDNSKSTATVPPPSVIDRVMKDLFSDEAGNSNYVEAENKYSRAMRGAPSDSLLAQFCLHALWFGNCNIRAIAVLWIDFIREIRWCWEESERLPRMQSNSSIDLSSCLIHQKLQMLAICIERKKSLNRDKDTGHKDEISSTAEQAVKKTRKGSAGVVPSMMLLNTFQEMHAPYTQDAPLMTEDMHEERLHAAEAFGNAIGLSGQLERDILSSDMSAFKAANPDSVFEDFIRWHSPGDWMSEDKADGNLGWPPKGKLSQRMSEHGNVWRKIWNDAPALPVSEQKSLLDPVREGEKVLHYLETLRPQQLLEQMVCTAFKSSADILNKTTYGGFKLVKTKMDQLYATIASTLKSLQGNSDISDLSGDLKRLCQVFEHIEKLLILAASVHRKLIDAPRLAQAIFTDYFNYYQPKMGTTLESICYEKEFTTKEKVGMHERDAVSNLFPPPTANQSWRKVLSMGNLLNGHEPMQREIIFSVQERISNGYYSSPTPLCTDDEQIQTHRMYISGTSNDLWVALSVTSWD; encoded by the exons atggcctccacctcctcctccaggtACGCGAAGCACCGCCGGATCGGGGAGGACgaagaggcggaggaggaggccgaagaGGAG TTAGAGCGGTTTGATGATTTCACCATTGCTTCATCATGGGAAAG GTTTATCTCTGAGATAGAGGTTATTTGCCGTCATTGGTTTGCAGATGGCCCGAAGAACCTAATG CAAAAAGGTGCAGAGAGAGTTCCTTCCTTTGAAAACTTATACGTGGTCAAACGTGAACTGAAGCATGGGAAAAGAGTCTATTCTATGGAATATCATTTCATGAAATCTGCGAAAG GAAAAAACTCATACTGGGATGATGATACACATAGCATGCAGCTCTCATTTGGAGTTGATGAGTTTTTG ATAATTGCTCCGTTAAGTGCCAGTGGTGTGGTTCTCGATGATCCTGAATCCACTAAGCTTTTGAGTTCTGTAGCAATTGCTCTCTCTACTTGTGGCAG CAATTGGCCAGCGTTTGTACCGGTGCATGACCCTTCAAGGAAAGCATATATAGGAATCCAAAATTTGGGAACTGTATTTACTCGAAGATTTGAAGCTGACCGAATTGGTAGCCAGGTGCCAATAAGACTCATGCATCTGGAGGGGTTACATGAGCTATTTCTATCAAAATTT GTCCTATCCTCGACAGATTTCCCGGCAAGGGTAAAGGTTCACTTCTCAATGAAGCTTACCTACAGGACTCCTGAGTATGATTATGATAATGAGACTTTAGATTCTGAAGTAACTGCATCGTTAACTGAAAATGAAGTTGCAAGCCATCCCAGAAAACAATGGGACGATGATTGCCCGTGGGCTGAGTGGTACTCTGCTGAGGATCCTGTTAAAG GTTTTGAGCTGACTGCTATTTGGGGAGAGAGGTCGTTTGAAGAGACCCTTGAGATGGCTGAAGtagaaaacacttcatcctttgATGCTGATAGCTGGCTTCTTCACCCAGTTGTATCTCAGTACat GGTAGATGATTCTATTGGAAAGTTTGTTGGGTTTGCATCCCAGCTACATCTTCTTGTGAATGCATATGAATCGTCAGCAGAGGCACAGTTTTTGGAAGACTTTGTTGCAG ATAATTcaagtaaggacaattcgaaATCTACTGCTACTGTGCCTCCACCATCCGTTATTGATCGTGTTATGAAAGATCTTTTCAGTGACG AGGCTGGAAACTCAAACTATGTGGAAGCAGAAAATAAGTATAGTCGCGCGATGAGAGGTGCACCCTCAGATTCACTTTTGGCCCAGTTCTGTTTGCATGCACTGTGGTTTGGCAACTGCAATATACGTG CTATTGCTGTACTGTGGATTGATTTTATACGTGAAATTCGTTGGTGCTGGGAGGAATCGGAAAGATTGCCTAGGATGCAAAGCAATTCAAGCATTGATCTCTCTTCTTGTCTTATCCACCAAAAGTTACAAATG CTTGCGATATGCattgagagaaagaaatcaCTGAATCGTGATAAAGATACTGGCCACAAAGACGAGATCTCAAGTACTGCG GAACAGGCAGTGAAAAAAACTCGTAAAGGATCAGCTGGTGTTGTACCTTCAATGATGCTACTGAATACATTTCAGGAAATGCATGCTCCATACACTCAG GATGCACCTTTGATGACTGAAGATATGCATGAAGAAAGGCTCCATGCAGCTGAAGCTTTTGGTAATGCCATT GGTCTATCTGGTCAATTGGAAAGAGATATACTATCTTCCG ATATGTCTGCTTTTAAAGCTGCAAACCCAGACAGCGTCTTTGAAGATTTTATTCGGTGGCATTCGCCCGGTGACTGGATGAGTGAGGACAAAGCTGATGGTAATTTAGGCTGGCCTCCAAAAGGAAAGCTTTCTCAGCGTATGTCTGAACATGGGAATGTGTGGCGCAAAATCTGGAATGATGCACCAGCATTGCCTGTCTCTGAACAGAAGTCTCTGCTCGATCCTGTTCGGGAAGGAGAAAAG GTGCTTCATTACCTTGAAACTTTGAGGCCACAGCAGCTCCTTGAGCAAATGGTGTGCACTGCCTTCAAATCATCAGCTGATATCCTGAACAAGACCACATATGGTGGCTTCAAGTTAGTGAAGACTAAAATGGATCAGCTATATGCTACAATCGCGTCAACATTGAAATCTCTTCAAG GGAATTCTGACATCAGTGATTTGTCTGGAGACTTGAAGCGGCTTTGCCAAGTTTTTGAGCACATTGAGAAGTTGCTGATTCTTGCCGCTTCAGTCCATCGGAAGCTTATAGATGCTCCACGACTGGCTCAAGCAATTTTTACTGACTACTTTAATTACTATCAGCCAAAAATGGGAACTACCTTGGAAAGCATTTGCTATGAAAAG GAGTTCACCACTAAGGAAAAGGTGGGGATGCATGAGAGAGATGCTGTATCAAACCTGTTTCCTCCCCCTACTGCTAATCAGTCATGGAGGAAAGTTTTGAGCATGGGAAATCTTTTGAACGGCCACGAACCAATGCAAAGGGAAATCATATTCTCAGTCCAGGAGAGAATAAGCAACGGTTACTATTCGAGCCCAACCCCATTATGTACAGATGATGAACAAATCCAGACACATAGGATGTATATATCTGGGACATCTAATGATCTTTGGGTTGCATTGTCTGTGACATCATGGGATTGA
- the LOC133912285 gene encoding uncharacterized protein LOC133912285 isoform X3 translates to MASTSSSRYAKHRRIGEDEEAEEEAEEELERFDDFTIASSWERFISEIEVICRHWFADGPKNLMQKGAERVPSFENLYVVKRELKHGKRVYSMEYHFMKSAKGKNSYWDDDTHSMQLSFGVDEFLIIAPLSASGVVLDDPESTKLLSSVAIALSTCGSNWPAFVPVHDPSRKAYIGIQNLGTVFTRRFEADRIGSQVPIRLMHLEGLHELFLSKFVLSSTDFPARVKVHFSMKLTYRTPEYDYDNETLDSEVTASLTENEVASHPRKQWDDDCPWAEWYSAEDPVKGFELTAIWGERSFEETLEMAEVENTSSFDADSWLLHPVVSQYMVDDSIGKFVGFASQLHLLVNAYESSAEAQFLEDFVADNSSKDNSKSTATVPPPSVIDRVMKDLFSDEAGNSNYVEAENKYSRAMRGAPSDSLLAQFCLHALWFGNCNIRAIAVLWIDFIREIRWCWEESERLPRMQSNSSIDLSSCLIHQKLQMLAICIERKKSLNRDKDTGHKDEISSTAEQAVKKTRKGSAGVVPSMMLLNTFQEMHAPYTQDAPLMTEDMHEERLHAAEAFGNAIGLSGQLERDILSSDMSAFKAANPDSVFEDFIRWHSPGDWMSEDKADGNLGWPPKGKLSQRMSEHGNVWRKIWNDAPALPVSEQKSLLDPVREGEKVLHYLETLRPQQLLEQMVCTAFKSSADILNKTTYGGFKLVKTKMDQLYATIASTLKSLQGNSDISDLSGDLKRLCQVFEHIEKLLILAASVHRKLIDAPRLAQAIFTDYFNYYQPKMGTTLESICYEKADPVGVG, encoded by the exons atggcctccacctcctcctccaggtACGCGAAGCACCGCCGGATCGGGGAGGACgaagaggcggaggaggaggccgaagaGGAG TTAGAGCGGTTTGATGATTTCACCATTGCTTCATCATGGGAAAG GTTTATCTCTGAGATAGAGGTTATTTGCCGTCATTGGTTTGCAGATGGCCCGAAGAACCTAATG CAAAAAGGTGCAGAGAGAGTTCCTTCCTTTGAAAACTTATACGTGGTCAAACGTGAACTGAAGCATGGGAAAAGAGTCTATTCTATGGAATATCATTTCATGAAATCTGCGAAAG GAAAAAACTCATACTGGGATGATGATACACATAGCATGCAGCTCTCATTTGGAGTTGATGAGTTTTTG ATAATTGCTCCGTTAAGTGCCAGTGGTGTGGTTCTCGATGATCCTGAATCCACTAAGCTTTTGAGTTCTGTAGCAATTGCTCTCTCTACTTGTGGCAG CAATTGGCCAGCGTTTGTACCGGTGCATGACCCTTCAAGGAAAGCATATATAGGAATCCAAAATTTGGGAACTGTATTTACTCGAAGATTTGAAGCTGACCGAATTGGTAGCCAGGTGCCAATAAGACTCATGCATCTGGAGGGGTTACATGAGCTATTTCTATCAAAATTT GTCCTATCCTCGACAGATTTCCCGGCAAGGGTAAAGGTTCACTTCTCAATGAAGCTTACCTACAGGACTCCTGAGTATGATTATGATAATGAGACTTTAGATTCTGAAGTAACTGCATCGTTAACTGAAAATGAAGTTGCAAGCCATCCCAGAAAACAATGGGACGATGATTGCCCGTGGGCTGAGTGGTACTCTGCTGAGGATCCTGTTAAAG GTTTTGAGCTGACTGCTATTTGGGGAGAGAGGTCGTTTGAAGAGACCCTTGAGATGGCTGAAGtagaaaacacttcatcctttgATGCTGATAGCTGGCTTCTTCACCCAGTTGTATCTCAGTACat GGTAGATGATTCTATTGGAAAGTTTGTTGGGTTTGCATCCCAGCTACATCTTCTTGTGAATGCATATGAATCGTCAGCAGAGGCACAGTTTTTGGAAGACTTTGTTGCAG ATAATTcaagtaaggacaattcgaaATCTACTGCTACTGTGCCTCCACCATCCGTTATTGATCGTGTTATGAAAGATCTTTTCAGTGACG AGGCTGGAAACTCAAACTATGTGGAAGCAGAAAATAAGTATAGTCGCGCGATGAGAGGTGCACCCTCAGATTCACTTTTGGCCCAGTTCTGTTTGCATGCACTGTGGTTTGGCAACTGCAATATACGTG CTATTGCTGTACTGTGGATTGATTTTATACGTGAAATTCGTTGGTGCTGGGAGGAATCGGAAAGATTGCCTAGGATGCAAAGCAATTCAAGCATTGATCTCTCTTCTTGTCTTATCCACCAAAAGTTACAAATG CTTGCGATATGCattgagagaaagaaatcaCTGAATCGTGATAAAGATACTGGCCACAAAGACGAGATCTCAAGTACTGCG GAACAGGCAGTGAAAAAAACTCGTAAAGGATCAGCTGGTGTTGTACCTTCAATGATGCTACTGAATACATTTCAGGAAATGCATGCTCCATACACTCAG GATGCACCTTTGATGACTGAAGATATGCATGAAGAAAGGCTCCATGCAGCTGAAGCTTTTGGTAATGCCATT GGTCTATCTGGTCAATTGGAAAGAGATATACTATCTTCCG ATATGTCTGCTTTTAAAGCTGCAAACCCAGACAGCGTCTTTGAAGATTTTATTCGGTGGCATTCGCCCGGTGACTGGATGAGTGAGGACAAAGCTGATGGTAATTTAGGCTGGCCTCCAAAAGGAAAGCTTTCTCAGCGTATGTCTGAACATGGGAATGTGTGGCGCAAAATCTGGAATGATGCACCAGCATTGCCTGTCTCTGAACAGAAGTCTCTGCTCGATCCTGTTCGGGAAGGAGAAAAG GTGCTTCATTACCTTGAAACTTTGAGGCCACAGCAGCTCCTTGAGCAAATGGTGTGCACTGCCTTCAAATCATCAGCTGATATCCTGAACAAGACCACATATGGTGGCTTCAAGTTAGTGAAGACTAAAATGGATCAGCTATATGCTACAATCGCGTCAACATTGAAATCTCTTCAAG GGAATTCTGACATCAGTGATTTGTCTGGAGACTTGAAGCGGCTTTGCCAAGTTTTTGAGCACATTGAGAAGTTGCTGATTCTTGCCGCTTCAGTCCATCGGAAGCTTATAGATGCTCCACGACTGGCTCAAGCAATTTTTACTGACTACTTTAATTACTATCAGCCAAAAATGGGAACTACCTTGGAAAGCATTTGCTATGAAAAG GCAGATCCTGTGGGGGTGGGCTAG
- the LOC133912285 gene encoding uncharacterized protein LOC133912285 isoform X2 encodes MASTSSSRYAKHRRIGEDEEAEEEAEEELERFDDFTIASSWERFISEIEVICRHWFADGPKNLMQKGAERVPSFENLYVVKRELKHGKRVYSMEYHFMKSAKGKNSYWDDDTHSMQLSFGVDEFLIIAPLSASGVVLDDPESTKLLSSVAIALSTCGSNWPAFVPVHDPSRKAYIGIQNLGTVFTRRFEADRIGSQVPIRLMHLEGLHELFLSKFVLSSTDFPARVKVHFSMKLTYRTPEYDYDNETLDSEVTASLTENEVASHPRKQWDDDCPWAEWYSAEDPVKGFELTAIWGERSFEETLEMAEVENTSSFDADSWLLHPVVSQYMVDDSIGKFVGFASQLHLLVNAYESSAEAQFLEDFVADNSSKDNSKSTATVPPPSVIDRVMKDLFSDEAGNSNYVEAENKYSRAMRGAPSDSLLAQFCLHALWFGNCNIRAIAVLWIDFIREIRWCWEESERLPRMQSNSSIDLSSCLIHQKLQMLAICIERKKSLNRDKDTGHKDEISSTAAVKKTRKGSAGVVPSMMLLNTFQEMHAPYTQDAPLMTEDMHEERLHAAEAFGNAIGLSGQLERDILSSDMSAFKAANPDSVFEDFIRWHSPGDWMSEDKADGNLGWPPKGKLSQRMSEHGNVWRKIWNDAPALPVSEQKSLLDPVREGEKVLHYLETLRPQQLLEQMVCTAFKSSADILNKTTYGGFKLVKTKMDQLYATIASTLKSLQGNSDISDLSGDLKRLCQVFEHIEKLLILAASVHRKLIDAPRLAQAIFTDYFNYYQPKMGTTLESICYEKEFTTKEKVGMHERDAVSNLFPPPTANQSWRKVLSMGNLLNGHEPMQREIIFSVQERISNGYYSSPTPLCTDDEQIQTHRMYISGTSNDLWVALSVTSWD; translated from the exons atggcctccacctcctcctccaggtACGCGAAGCACCGCCGGATCGGGGAGGACgaagaggcggaggaggaggccgaagaGGAG TTAGAGCGGTTTGATGATTTCACCATTGCTTCATCATGGGAAAG GTTTATCTCTGAGATAGAGGTTATTTGCCGTCATTGGTTTGCAGATGGCCCGAAGAACCTAATG CAAAAAGGTGCAGAGAGAGTTCCTTCCTTTGAAAACTTATACGTGGTCAAACGTGAACTGAAGCATGGGAAAAGAGTCTATTCTATGGAATATCATTTCATGAAATCTGCGAAAG GAAAAAACTCATACTGGGATGATGATACACATAGCATGCAGCTCTCATTTGGAGTTGATGAGTTTTTG ATAATTGCTCCGTTAAGTGCCAGTGGTGTGGTTCTCGATGATCCTGAATCCACTAAGCTTTTGAGTTCTGTAGCAATTGCTCTCTCTACTTGTGGCAG CAATTGGCCAGCGTTTGTACCGGTGCATGACCCTTCAAGGAAAGCATATATAGGAATCCAAAATTTGGGAACTGTATTTACTCGAAGATTTGAAGCTGACCGAATTGGTAGCCAGGTGCCAATAAGACTCATGCATCTGGAGGGGTTACATGAGCTATTTCTATCAAAATTT GTCCTATCCTCGACAGATTTCCCGGCAAGGGTAAAGGTTCACTTCTCAATGAAGCTTACCTACAGGACTCCTGAGTATGATTATGATAATGAGACTTTAGATTCTGAAGTAACTGCATCGTTAACTGAAAATGAAGTTGCAAGCCATCCCAGAAAACAATGGGACGATGATTGCCCGTGGGCTGAGTGGTACTCTGCTGAGGATCCTGTTAAAG GTTTTGAGCTGACTGCTATTTGGGGAGAGAGGTCGTTTGAAGAGACCCTTGAGATGGCTGAAGtagaaaacacttcatcctttgATGCTGATAGCTGGCTTCTTCACCCAGTTGTATCTCAGTACat GGTAGATGATTCTATTGGAAAGTTTGTTGGGTTTGCATCCCAGCTACATCTTCTTGTGAATGCATATGAATCGTCAGCAGAGGCACAGTTTTTGGAAGACTTTGTTGCAG ATAATTcaagtaaggacaattcgaaATCTACTGCTACTGTGCCTCCACCATCCGTTATTGATCGTGTTATGAAAGATCTTTTCAGTGACG AGGCTGGAAACTCAAACTATGTGGAAGCAGAAAATAAGTATAGTCGCGCGATGAGAGGTGCACCCTCAGATTCACTTTTGGCCCAGTTCTGTTTGCATGCACTGTGGTTTGGCAACTGCAATATACGTG CTATTGCTGTACTGTGGATTGATTTTATACGTGAAATTCGTTGGTGCTGGGAGGAATCGGAAAGATTGCCTAGGATGCAAAGCAATTCAAGCATTGATCTCTCTTCTTGTCTTATCCACCAAAAGTTACAAATG CTTGCGATATGCattgagagaaagaaatcaCTGAATCGTGATAAAGATACTGGCCACAAAGACGAGATCTCAAGTACTGCG GCAGTGAAAAAAACTCGTAAAGGATCAGCTGGTGTTGTACCTTCAATGATGCTACTGAATACATTTCAGGAAATGCATGCTCCATACACTCAG GATGCACCTTTGATGACTGAAGATATGCATGAAGAAAGGCTCCATGCAGCTGAAGCTTTTGGTAATGCCATT GGTCTATCTGGTCAATTGGAAAGAGATATACTATCTTCCG ATATGTCTGCTTTTAAAGCTGCAAACCCAGACAGCGTCTTTGAAGATTTTATTCGGTGGCATTCGCCCGGTGACTGGATGAGTGAGGACAAAGCTGATGGTAATTTAGGCTGGCCTCCAAAAGGAAAGCTTTCTCAGCGTATGTCTGAACATGGGAATGTGTGGCGCAAAATCTGGAATGATGCACCAGCATTGCCTGTCTCTGAACAGAAGTCTCTGCTCGATCCTGTTCGGGAAGGAGAAAAG GTGCTTCATTACCTTGAAACTTTGAGGCCACAGCAGCTCCTTGAGCAAATGGTGTGCACTGCCTTCAAATCATCAGCTGATATCCTGAACAAGACCACATATGGTGGCTTCAAGTTAGTGAAGACTAAAATGGATCAGCTATATGCTACAATCGCGTCAACATTGAAATCTCTTCAAG GGAATTCTGACATCAGTGATTTGTCTGGAGACTTGAAGCGGCTTTGCCAAGTTTTTGAGCACATTGAGAAGTTGCTGATTCTTGCCGCTTCAGTCCATCGGAAGCTTATAGATGCTCCACGACTGGCTCAAGCAATTTTTACTGACTACTTTAATTACTATCAGCCAAAAATGGGAACTACCTTGGAAAGCATTTGCTATGAAAAG GAGTTCACCACTAAGGAAAAGGTGGGGATGCATGAGAGAGATGCTGTATCAAACCTGTTTCCTCCCCCTACTGCTAATCAGTCATGGAGGAAAGTTTTGAGCATGGGAAATCTTTTGAACGGCCACGAACCAATGCAAAGGGAAATCATATTCTCAGTCCAGGAGAGAATAAGCAACGGTTACTATTCGAGCCCAACCCCATTATGTACAGATGATGAACAAATCCAGACACATAGGATGTATATATCTGGGACATCTAATGATCTTTGGGTTGCATTGTCTGTGACATCATGGGATTGA
- the LOC133912286 gene encoding gamma-interferon-responsive lysosomal thiol protein-like, with product MSYDKFIIKHTVTTCGSVISTWLVDVGLLCYSGYVVNVLPRTWTKNVSSLYPLKNEIPSWGLPSVSSSTPPPRRGALRVQAIPMAARLGALALALAAALLLLASSAAAAAATGDEGGGSTKVGVALYYESLCPYSARFVVNYLAKVFEDGLLSAIDLMLVPYGNARVATDGKISCQHGPYECLLNTVEACAIDAWPELNKHFGFIYCVEDLVVKHQYREWKSCFQKLGLDPKPVTECYKSEHGHNLELKYANQTDALEPPHRYVPWVVVDGKPLLEDYENLEAYICKAYKGSPPKVCEGLGVAPRTQEQDAVEARNGVSYNYGDIKLQTAQVEGGESKMVLLDDDN from the exons ATGTCATAtgataaatttataataaaacaTACGGTCACTACTTGTGGATCCGTCATATCGACGTGGCTGGTCGATGTGGGCCTCCTTTGCTACTCTGGTTACGTGGTTAATGTCTTGCCGCGTACGTGGACAAAAAATGTGTCCTCTTTGTATCCTCTCAAAAATGAGATCCCCTCGTGGGGCCTCCCTTCAGTCTCCAGCTCCACGCCTCCACCTCGTCGCGGCGCCCTCCGCGTCCAAGCGATCCCCATGGCCGCCCGCCTCGGCGCTCTCGCTCTCGCCCTCGCGGCAGCGCTCCTCCtgctcgcctcctccgcggccgcggccgcggccaccGGCGatgaggggggcggatcgacgAAGGTGGGCGTGGCGCTGTACTACGAGTCGCTCTGCCCCTACTCGGCGCGCTTCGTGGTGAACTACCTCGCCAAGGTCTTCGAGGACGGCCTCCTCAGCGCCATTGACCTCATGCTCGTCCCCTACGGCAACGCCCGGGTGGCTACCGACGGCAAGATTTCCTGCCAG CATGGCCCGTACGAGTGCTTGCTCAACACCGTGGAAGCCTGCGCCATCGACGCCTGGCCAGAATTG AACAAGCATTTCGGTTTCATCTACTGCGTGGAGGACCTGGTGGTGAAGCACCAGTACAGGGAGTGGAAGTCCTGCTTCCAAAAGCTGGGACTTGACCCAAAGCCCGTGACCGAGTGCTACAAGAGTGAGCACGGCCACAAT CTCGAGCTCAAGTACGCGAACCAGACCGATGCTCTCGAGCCTCCGCACCGGTACGTTCCATGGGTGGTGGTCGACGGGAAGCCGCTGTTAGAG GACTACGAGAACCTCGAGGCTTACATCTGCAAGGCCTACAAGGGCAGTCCTCCAAAGGTTTGCGAGGGGCTAGGCGTTGCCCCAAGAACGCAGGAGCAGGACGCGGTGGAGGCACGCAACGGTGTCAGCTACAACTACGGCGATATCAAGCTACAGACTGCTCAAGTTGAGGGCGGGGAGAGTAAGATGGTGCTGTTGGACGATGATAATTGA